One Cucurbita pepo subsp. pepo cultivar mu-cu-16 chromosome LG09, ASM280686v2, whole genome shotgun sequence DNA window includes the following coding sequences:
- the LOC111802546 gene encoding uncharacterized protein LOC111802546, translating into MDVAPEELQFLTIPEILRESIIIPKLSPKTFYLITLTLIFPLSFAILAHSLFTHPLLLHIQNPSADPLQTRHRWAKLLSFQFSYLIFLFAFSLLSTAAVVFTVASLYTSKSVSYSATLSAIPKVFKRLFITFIWVSLLMILYNSIFFAFLLLLLLAIDTHNYLLFFFCIFVIVILFLVVHVYITALWHLASVVSVLEPIYGFAAMKKSYELLKGKTRLAAVLVFAYFAICATISVIFGAVVVRNRVGYGVFVRIIVGGFLVGVLVIVNLVGLLVQSVFYYVCKSVHHQGIDMLDLVDHLGGYLGEYVPLKSSIQMENLDA; encoded by the coding sequence ATGGATGTAGCCCCGGAAGAGCTTCAATTCTTAACCATTCCAGAGATTCTCAGAGAATCCATTATCATCCCTAAGCTCTCTCCCAAGACCTTCTACCTCATCACTCTCACCCTCATCTTCCCCCTTTCCTTCGCCATTCTCGCCCACTCCCTCTTCACCCACCCCCTTCTCCTCCACATCCAAAACCCTTCCGCCGATCCCCTTCAAACCCGCCATAGATGGGCCAAGCTCCTCTCCTTTCAATTCTCCTACCTTATATTCCTCTTCGCTTTCTCCCTTCTCTCCACCGCCGCCGTCGTCTTCACCGTCGCCTCTCTCTACACTTCCAAATCCGTCTCCTATTCCGCCACTCTCTCCGCCATTCCCAAAGTCTTCAAACGCCTCTTCATCACTTTCATCTGGGTTTCTCTCCTCATGATTCTCTATAACTCCATTTTCTTCGCCTTCTTGCTACTCCTCCTCCTCGCAATCGATACCCACAATTaccttttgttcttcttctgcaTTTTCGTTATCGTCATCCTGTTTCTTGTTGTTCATGTTTACATCACCGCCTTGTGGCATTTGGCCAGCGTTGTGTCTGTGCTTGAACCGATTTATGGATTTGCCGCCATGAAAAAGAGCTATGAATTGCTTAAGGGGAAAACCCGATTGGCGGCGGTGCTTGTTTTTGCTTATTTTGCGATTTGTGCTACAATTAGTGTCATATTTGGGGCTGTGGTGGTGCGTAATAGGGTTGGATATGGGGTTTTTGTGAGGATTATTGTTGGTGGGTTTTTGGTTGGCGTTTTGGTGATTGTAAACTTGGTGGGATTGCTGGTTCAGAGTGTTTTTTACTATGTCTGCAAGAGCGTCCACCATCAGGGCattgatatgcttgatttgGTTGATCATTTGGGTGGATATCTTGGTGAGTATGTGCCTCTTAAAAGTAGCATTCAAATGGAAAATTTAGATGCATGA